Genomic DNA from Desulfuromonas versatilis:
TTATGGGCTGTGCTCTGTGGGGCTGGTTTATCGCTGATTCTTTTGGTGAATTGTTTTTCTGTGGGTTGCCCTTACAGAGGTTGCGATCGCTCCCTCCTGCCGATTTTCGTCAGAAAACCGCTCATGGTTCGACGGCGGACAGGTGCAAAGGGCAGTGCTGAGGCGACCAAAGGTCCTGTCACTGGAGGCAATCCCCGACAAGGGGCGGTGGTTTAGGGAGGTCGGATTCGCCAAGGGCCTCACGAAGGTCACCCTCGATGGTGAGGGCAATAGCCGTAAGGGGCAGGTCGTTGGGAAAGAGTCCGAACGGTTGTTCGAGTGCGTCGCCCAAAGCGTCGAGCCCGAAAAAGGTGTAGGAGATAATGCCGACGACGAAGGGAGTCATGAAGCCAAGGCTGTCAACGAGGCCAAAAGGAAGAAGGAAGCAGTAAAGATAAGCCGTGCGGTGCACCAGCAACGTGTAGGCAAAGGGGATGGGGGTGTTCTTGATCCGTTCGCAACCGCCGAGGATGCCTGCCAGGCTGTCAAGGTTTTGGTCGAGGCTGGCAGCGAAGTAGGGATGGGTGCGCTTCTCGGCAAGGCAGCGGCGCAGTTCGTTACCAAGACTCTCCAGGATGAAATTGGGCTTGTTGCGGGCGCGATCTGTCCGCTCCCTCTCATTGGCTGGCAACAAGGGTGCCAGGTCCTCTTTAGGGCAGGATTCCCTGAGGTGATGGCGCAGGGCGTGGGTGAACGCGATCACCCTGTAAACCATCTTTCTCTGCAGGGGCGAAGGACTGGGGGGTGTGCCGCCGGTATCGACAAAGGTCAGGATCTGCCGGCACAGATTGCGGCTGGTGATGACCAACTGCCCCCAGAGCTTGCGCCCCTCCCAATAGCGGTCGTAACTGGCGCTATTGCGAAAACCGAGAAAGATGGCCAGGGCGATGCCGATAAGGCTGAAGGGGACGGGGGTCATGGTGATCTTGAGCCGAAAAAGGGTGCCGTGGGTCAGAGTAACGGCAAGGGCCAGCAACATGGTTACCAAAAGCTTGGCTTTAATTTGCTGGAGAATCGATCCACGATAAGTGAAAAAGAGGCGCAGGCCGGAGGGGCGTTGGCAAACGATCATGGTCTAATCCTTGGGGCAGATCACGTCCGCCCCCGGGGATGGAGGGGGCAGACCAGGAAAACATGCCTGTTTAAATACTCCTGCCCTTAAGGTGGGTCAAGCGCTTATTGCGATCGACCTGAATGCGGTTCGGAAAAGGGGCCAGGGTCTCGGGCCTGAACGATTGAAATACCCGCCACCTATTTTCGGGAAACGGCCTCACCGGGGGTGAGGGGGGGGTAATCACCGGGCCTGTCCCCAGCGTCAAGACCGGGCAACTGTTCCAGGATTTCCAGTATATAGCTCAGAACTGCCCCGTCCTCCTCGCTGAACATGTTTCGGGCCAAGGTTTCCATAATTTCCCGCTCCTCTTTCAGTGCCAGTTTCACGTCCTGAGACAATCGCAAAAGGATATCCCGGGATTTGAGCAACTGATCATCCGACATCCGCTGCAGGGCCGACTCGAGAACATGAAGCTTTCCGGCGGAACCGACGCCCGTGCTCTTAGGCAAATATGGCGGAGAGGGTTTGATGTCCATTGCGTTCATAAGACTATACCTTGACTCCAGGGATCAGCAGTACAATCGACCATCAACCAAAAGGCATCGGTCAGCATTTGGCAGTCGCTGATCAGCTCCGTCTCAATTCGGAAGGTTCCGAAGCCACTGAGCTTGATTGTGCCAAAATACCCTCCCCCCCAGGGGTCGAGCCTGGCCATTTGGTGGTGGCCCTGGGGTTCGATCAGGCTGAAGATCACTTGGGCACCCCGCACCCGCTGTCCTTCAGGGTCGGTTATGTACAGCATCAACTGCTTTGATTGTGGTTGGAATCGGCCGTTCGCATAACGGGTTGCCCCGATGGGAGCTTGGCCGCCGTTGGCTGATTGTCCTTTGCCCGGAAGGTCCAGGATGAGATAGGTGAGCCGATATCCTTCCGTGGTCGAGGTGTAAATATTTTCGCCAAGGGAAAGGGATTTCCGCTCCTGGCATCCCGCCTCCCCCCCCCAAGGGGAGTTGAATTTCGTTGCGTCCGCACAACTGATGCGCAGCTTTTGGGAATCGAACGCCATCATCTCTTCTCCATTTTCTGCAATTATCCAATTAAACCCAGATAAAGCATTTGGCCACGGATCAAATCTGATCAATTCGGATTTTCAAGGCCTTAAAGAACAGAAACAACAAC
This window encodes:
- a CDS encoding bestrophin family protein gives rise to the protein MIVCQRPSGLRLFFTYRGSILQQIKAKLLVTMLLALAVTLTHGTLFRLKITMTPVPFSLIGIALAIFLGFRNSASYDRYWEGRKLWGQLVITSRNLCRQILTFVDTGGTPPSPSPLQRKMVYRVIAFTHALRHHLRESCPKEDLAPLLPANERERTDRARNKPNFILESLGNELRRCLAEKRTHPYFAASLDQNLDSLAGILGGCERIKNTPIPFAYTLLVHRTAYLYCFLLPFGLVDSLGFMTPFVVGIISYTFFGLDALGDALEQPFGLFPNDLPLTAIALTIEGDLREALGESDLPKPPPLVGDCLQ